From a region of the Panicum virgatum strain AP13 chromosome 2K, P.virgatum_v5, whole genome shotgun sequence genome:
- the LOC120695227 gene encoding uncharacterized protein LOC120695227, translating to MASVQEITHKTTLFSTDVERMIKDDGNRGAVRDRMERRWLPPPANLLKINSDGALIEKEKCGAWGFVMRDCDGHGILAGAGRFRAVYGALSTEGEACLAALQAALEAGISRIFIETDSS from the coding sequence ATGGCTTCGGTCCAAGAGATCACTCACAAAACTACCCTGTTCTCTACTGATGTTGAACGGATGATAAAAGATGATGGCAACCGGGGTGCTGTTAGAGATAGGATGGAGAGGAGATGGCTGCCACCTCCAGCTAATTTGCTGAAGATCAACTCGGATGGTGCTCTTATAGAGAAGGAGAAATGCGGGGCATGGGGCTTTGTGATGAGGGATTGTGATGGGCATGGTATTCTTGCAGGTGCTGGGCGTTTTCGTGCGGTGTATGGTGCATTGTCTACAGAAGGAGAAGCGTGCTTGGCAGCTCTACAAGCTGCGTTGGAGGCCGGTATATCCAGAATCTTCATCGAGACTGACTCTTCATGA
- the LOC120673418 gene encoding serine/threonine-protein kinase D6PK-like codes for MASTAAPEVVAEKKCDKTVAGKGNAAPLTCQGQSKDSAENASKLGPASPSEITTSDEPTSSGVKESSNSADGSVKLDDSEDAEKSSLRGSVKDSSVSAKCSDRASSLSKASGSAKVSDQAADMIESGKSSLYRASGGSDVSDESTCSSICSSVSKPHKSNDSKWEAIQVVRAKEGSVGLSHFRLLKRLGCGDIGSVYLSELSGTKCYFAMKIMDKASLANRKKLLRAQTEREILQCLDHPFLPTLYTHFETDKFSCLVMEFCPGGDLHTLRQKQPGKYFPEQAAKFYVAEVLLALEYLHMLGIIYRDLKPENVLVREDGHIMLSDFDLSLRCAVSPTLLRSSNLSADNQKSNPAYCVQPVCIEPACIQPSCVTTTTCFSPRFFSSKSKKEKKEKKAKADLANQVRPLPELVAEPTDARSMSFVGTHEYLAPEIIKGEGHGSAVDWWTFGIFLYELLFGKTPFKGSGNRATLFNVVGQPLRFPESPVVSFAARDLIRGLLIKEPQHRLAYKRGATEIKQHPVFEGVNWALIRCATPPDIPKPVEIPRSVASSSQKATSTAEKGSDYLELEFF; via the exons ATGGCTTCGACTGCGGCCCCTGAGGTCGTCGCGGAGAAGAAATGCGACAAAACCGTCGCGGGTAAGGGTAACGCCGCACCATTGACATGCCAAGGGCAGTCCAAGGACTCGGCTGAGAACGCCAGCAAACTGGGGCCTGCTTCGCCGAGTGAAATCACGACCAGCGATGAGCCTACATCCAGTGGGGTCAAAGAAAGCAGCAATTCTGCTGATGGTTCTGTGAAGCTGGATGACAGTGAAGATGCCGAGAAGAGCTCCCTACGGGGAAGTGTTAAGGATAGCTCTGTGTCTGCTAAATGCAGTGACAGGGCAAGCAGCCTGTCCAAAGCGAGTGGGAGCGCCAAGGTCAGCGACCAAGCTGCTGATATGATTGAGAGTGGCAAGAGTAGCCTCTATCGGGCGAGTGGTGGCAGTGATGTGAGTGATGAGAGCACCTGCAGCAGTATATGCAGCAGTGTCAGCAAGCCTCACAAGTCCAATGACTCAAAGTGGGAAGCGATTCAGGTGGTCCGAGCGAAGGAAGGCTCAGTAGGTCTAAGTCATTTCAGGCTGCTCAAGAGGCTTGGCTGTGGTGACATTGGCAGCGTGTATTTGTCGGAGCTTAGTGGCACAAAATGCTACTTTGCTATGAAAATTATGGACAAGGCATCTCTAGCAAACCGCAAAAAGCTGCTGAGGGCACAAACTGAAAGGGAGATATTGCAGTGCCTGGACCATCCTTTTCTTCCAACATTGTACACTCACTTTGAAACGGATAAGTTCTCATGCTTGGTGatggagttctgccctggaGGTGACCTGCATACCCTAAGGCAAAAGCAGCCTGGCAAGTATTTCCCCGAACAAGCTGCCAA GTTTTATGTAGCAGAGGTTCTTCTGGCTCTTGAATACCTGCACATGCTTGGTATCATATATCGTGATTTGAAGCCAGAGAATGTTCTTGTGAGAGAAGATGGCCATATCATGTTGTCAGATTTTGATTTATCCCTCCGATGTGCTGTGAGCCCTACTCTTCTCAGATCTTCTAACCTCAGTGCAGATAACCAAAAGAGCAATCCAGCTTACTGTGTGCAGCCTGTGTGCATTGAGCCTGCCTGCATCCAGCCATCTTGTGTCACGACAACCACATGCTTCTCTCCTCGCTTTTTCTCCTCCAAGTccaagaaagagaaaaaggagaagaaggcAAAAGCAGACTTGGCAAATCAGGTCAGACCACTTCCTGAGCTTGTTGCAGAGCCGACAGATGCAAGGTCTATGTCTTTTGTTGGCACCCATGAGTATTTGGCACCAGAGATTATAAAGGGCGAGGGGCATGGAAGTGCTGTGGACTGGTGGACATTTGGGATATTCTTGTATGAACTTCTTTTTGGCAAGACCCCATTCAAAGGTTCTGGCAATAGGGCGACTTTGTTCAATGTAGTTGGACAGCCCTTAAGGTTCCCAGAATCACCAGTAGTGAGTTTCGCCGCAAGGGATCTTATTAGGGGGTTGCTCATCAAGGAACCGCAGCATCGATTAGCTTATAAGCGTGGAGCCACAGAAATAAAACAGCATCCCGTCTTCGAAGGTGTTAACTGGGCATTGATAAGGTGTGCTACACCACCAGATATCCCCAAGCCAGTCGAGATCCCTCGTTCAGTAGCCTCGTCAAGCCAGAAGGCTACATCAACAGCTGAGAAAGGTTCAGACTATCTTGAGTTGGAGTTCTTTTAG